Proteins from a genomic interval of Streptomyces sp. NBC_01445:
- a CDS encoding GlsB/YeaQ/YmgE family stress response membrane protein produces MGIISWIILGLVAGVIAKVLLPGRDPGGLIGTTLIGVAGAFVGGWISSRFLDRPIDNQFFDGTTWIAAIGGSLVLLIGYRLLFGNSRD; encoded by the coding sequence GTGGGCATCATCAGCTGGATCATCCTCGGCCTCGTCGCCGGAGTCATCGCCAAGGTCCTGCTCCCCGGCCGCGACCCGGGCGGCCTGATAGGCACCACCCTCATCGGCGTCGCGGGCGCGTTCGTCGGCGGCTGGATCTCGTCGCGGTTCCTGGACCGCCCGATCGACAACCAGTTCTTCGACGGGACCACCTGGATCGCGGCCATCGGCGGCTCGCTCGTGCTGCTCATCGGCTACCGCCTGCTCTTCGGCAACTCGCGCGACTGA
- a CDS encoding CocE/NonD family hydrolase, whose amino-acid sequence MVAAPLALAAPANATPQTQQTGEYTVTALKFTVQAGGRSCVVDADLYRPAGVDATHTAPAVLATNGFGGSKSDGSTDAIGKAFAARGYVGLVYSGLGFGKSGCLVSLDDPRIDGAAASGLVDFLAGTRAADDGTKADYVTEDGKGDPRVGMIGGSYGGAIQLATAAVDHRVDALVPMITWNDLAYSLDPNNAADRSVPGSFKWQWTNGFYLIGEGQPLLEPSLDPSRINKLTCLHFVTDACETISTLNSGRYPSDKTGPMLDYARSVSPVSYLKRVKAPTLLVQGQSDSLFNLNEAQATYGTLKAQGTTTKMIWQSWGHSGGLTDPASGELNLAQGNLETSYVGKRILAWFDRYLQHKKDVDTGPAFAYYRDWITDPDRTYATAQSVPALSRKLFLSGDGKLVDNRAKVARGSREYANWLIPTSHSESSLAGLIGLPDPAPRDTAGTYLGWTSEPLTSTTDVVGSPKATLKVVSPKTERVQNSDDAADKLVLFAKLYDIAPDGSKTLVHRLVAPVRVPDVTRSFTVSLPGIVHRYETGHRLQFVIAASDDAYGGNKGIKPVTVTSAPEDTGVLELPVVGQ is encoded by the coding sequence ATGGTCGCCGCGCCCCTCGCCCTCGCAGCGCCTGCGAACGCGACGCCGCAGACGCAGCAGACGGGCGAATACACCGTCACCGCACTGAAGTTCACCGTCCAGGCCGGCGGCCGCAGCTGCGTCGTCGATGCCGACCTCTACCGGCCCGCCGGCGTCGACGCCACCCACACCGCACCCGCCGTCCTCGCCACCAACGGCTTCGGCGGCAGCAAGTCCGACGGCTCGACCGACGCCATCGGCAAGGCCTTCGCCGCGCGCGGCTACGTCGGACTCGTCTACTCCGGACTCGGCTTCGGCAAGTCGGGGTGCCTCGTCTCGCTCGACGACCCCCGCATCGACGGCGCCGCGGCCTCCGGGCTGGTCGACTTCCTCGCCGGGACCCGCGCGGCCGACGACGGCACGAAGGCCGACTACGTCACCGAGGACGGCAAGGGCGACCCCCGCGTCGGCATGATCGGCGGCTCGTACGGAGGCGCGATCCAGCTGGCCACCGCGGCGGTCGACCACCGCGTGGACGCGCTCGTCCCGATGATCACCTGGAACGACCTGGCGTACTCCCTCGACCCGAACAACGCCGCCGACCGTTCCGTCCCCGGCTCCTTCAAGTGGCAGTGGACCAACGGCTTCTACCTGATCGGTGAGGGCCAGCCCCTCCTCGAACCGTCCCTCGACCCGTCCCGGATCAACAAGCTGACCTGCCTGCACTTCGTCACCGATGCCTGCGAGACGATCAGCACGCTGAACTCCGGCCGCTACCCGTCCGACAAGACGGGACCGATGCTCGACTACGCGCGCAGCGTCTCCCCGGTCTCGTACCTGAAGCGGGTCAAGGCGCCGACACTGCTCGTGCAGGGCCAGTCCGACAGCCTCTTCAACCTGAACGAGGCGCAGGCCACGTACGGGACCCTCAAGGCACAGGGCACGACCACCAAGATGATCTGGCAGTCCTGGGGTCACAGCGGCGGCCTGACGGATCCGGCGAGCGGCGAACTCAACCTCGCGCAGGGCAACCTGGAGACCTCGTACGTCGGCAAGCGGATCCTCGCCTGGTTCGACCGCTACCTCCAGCACAAGAAGGACGTCGACACCGGCCCCGCGTTCGCCTACTACCGCGACTGGATCACGGACCCGGACCGGACCTACGCCACCGCGCAGAGCGTCCCGGCCCTGAGCCGGAAGCTGTTTCTGTCCGGCGACGGCAAGCTCGTCGACAACCGGGCGAAGGTCGCGCGCGGCAGCCGCGAGTACGCGAACTGGCTGATCCCCACCAGCCACTCCGAGTCCTCCCTCGCCGGCCTGATCGGCCTGCCCGACCCCGCCCCGCGCGACACCGCGGGCACCTACCTCGGCTGGACCAGCGAGCCGCTGACCAGCACGACCGACGTCGTGGGCTCCCCGAAGGCCACCCTCAAGGTCGTCTCACCGAAGACCGAGCGCGTCCAGAACTCGGACGACGCCGCCGACAAACTCGTCCTCTTCGCGAAGCTGTACGACATCGCGCCGGACGGCAGCAAGACACTCGTCCACCGACTGGTCGCACCGGTCCGTGTGCCGGACGTGACCCGTTCCTTCACGGTGTCGCTGCCCGGCATCGTCCACCGCTACGAGACGGGGCACCGCCTCCAGTTCGTCATCGCGGCGAGCGACGACGCGTACGGCGGCAACAAGGGCATCAAGCCTGTCACCGTCACCAGCGCGCCCGAGGACACCGGCGTCCTGGAGCTGCCGGTCGTCGGACAGTAG
- a CDS encoding LCP family protein has protein sequence MAGTREQLAPARRGGGAKSPARAARPRRSRVRFTLAIALSLLVLLTGGVGWVYLKLGGDINTFSSDGISGDRPDADASKGENVLVIGSDARTGGNEALGGGDKGDIGRSDTTFLLHVYADHRNAVAVSVPRDTLVTIPPCKLPDGSWTSTRPDTMFNAAYSTGETAGGNPACTQNTVEKLTGLRVDHTVVVDFKGFAALTDVVGGVKVCLPQPIYQRDLNPHRTTPGKLLFPRGEQSVSGQKALDYVRLRHGIGDGSDIGRIKRQQAFVGSLIKEIKSNGLTPTKLLPLANAATRSMTVDPGLGSADKLLSFAMSLKNVDLHNTKFVTIPWRYEGSRVAVVEPDADALWASLREDRTLDGKDASGKKGAGPSASPAPSAAPDPGDGIRVTVYNGTTVMGLAAQAARALEDDGFTVTGTATANTRNQTTTLIQYGPGEKARAGTLAQRFPGARLEETSTTGIKALLGQDYADHPSTAATASPEPTGIPSDVSDDARSADDSLCSNLSYG, from the coding sequence ATGGCAGGCACCCGTGAGCAGTTGGCACCCGCGCGCCGAGGCGGCGGCGCCAAGTCCCCCGCACGCGCGGCGCGACCGAGGCGCAGCCGCGTGCGCTTCACGCTCGCGATAGCCCTGTCCCTGCTCGTCCTCCTGACGGGCGGCGTGGGCTGGGTGTATCTGAAACTCGGCGGCGACATCAACACGTTCAGCTCGGACGGCATCTCCGGCGACCGCCCCGACGCCGACGCGTCGAAGGGGGAGAACGTCCTCGTCATCGGCTCCGACGCGCGCACCGGGGGCAACGAGGCACTCGGCGGGGGCGACAAGGGCGACATCGGCCGCTCGGACACGACGTTCCTGCTGCATGTCTACGCCGACCATCGCAACGCCGTGGCGGTGTCCGTCCCGCGCGACACCCTCGTCACGATCCCGCCCTGCAAACTGCCCGACGGCAGTTGGACCAGCACGCGGCCCGACACGATGTTCAACGCGGCGTACTCGACCGGCGAGACCGCCGGCGGGAACCCCGCCTGCACGCAGAACACGGTGGAGAAGCTGACGGGCCTGCGCGTCGACCACACCGTCGTCGTGGACTTCAAGGGCTTCGCCGCCCTGACCGACGTCGTCGGCGGCGTGAAGGTGTGCCTGCCGCAGCCCATCTACCAGCGCGACCTCAACCCCCATCGCACGACCCCCGGCAAGCTCCTGTTCCCGCGCGGCGAGCAGAGCGTCTCCGGGCAGAAGGCCCTCGACTACGTCCGCCTGCGGCACGGCATCGGCGACGGCTCCGACATCGGCCGCATCAAGCGGCAGCAGGCCTTCGTCGGCAGCCTGATCAAGGAGATCAAGAGCAACGGCCTGACGCCCACGAAGCTCCTGCCGCTCGCGAACGCGGCCACGCGGTCGATGACCGTCGACCCCGGCCTCGGCTCCGCCGACAAGCTCCTCTCCTTCGCGATGTCCCTCAAGAACGTCGACCTGCACAACACCAAGTTCGTCACGATCCCCTGGCGCTACGAGGGAAGCCGCGTCGCGGTCGTCGAGCCGGACGCCGACGCGCTGTGGGCGTCGCTCAGAGAGGACCGGACACTCGACGGGAAGGACGCCAGCGGCAAGAAGGGCGCCGGGCCGAGCGCCTCACCCGCGCCCTCCGCCGCGCCGGATCCGGGGGACGGCATCCGCGTCACGGTCTACAACGGAACGACCGTCATGGGACTGGCCGCCCAGGCCGCGCGCGCCCTTGAGGACGACGGGTTCACCGTCACCGGCACGGCGACCGCGAACACCCGGAACCAGACGACCACACTCATCCAGTACGGCCCCGGCGAGAAGGCGCGAGCGGGCACGCTCGCCCAGCGGTTCCCGGGCGCACGCCTCGAAGAGACCTCGACCACGGGCATCAAGGCGCTTCTCGGGCAGGACTACGCGGACCATCCGTCGACCGCCGCGACGGCGTCGCCGGAACCCACCGGCATACCGTCCGACGTCTCCGACGACGCCCGCTCCGCCGACGACAGCCTGTGCTCGAACCTGTCCTACGGATGA
- a CDS encoding GNAT family N-acetyltransferase, producing MRLTSIPPRSAHGAGEVLLHDEGGALVGQVRFRLCAPCRTGRLLGIWILESRRQEGLGRRAVRVALAQGHGHRWNTTLQTRPGRGFFLAVTAHEGVPLGRGRPLCPHLLGPFGDALRRLGLRRLVCPPHDEPA from the coding sequence GTGCGCCTCACGAGCATCCCTCCCCGTTCGGCGCACGGCGCCGGTGAGGTGCTGCTCCACGACGAGGGCGGCGCGCTCGTCGGCCAGGTCCGCTTCCGGCTGTGCGCGCCCTGCCGCACGGGCCGGCTCCTCGGCATCTGGATCCTGGAGTCACGCCGACAGGAGGGGCTCGGCCGGCGGGCGGTGCGGGTCGCGCTGGCCCAGGGTCACGGCCACCGCTGGAACACCACCCTCCAGACCCGCCCGGGGCGCGGCTTCTTCCTCGCGGTGACCGCGCACGAAGGCGTCCCCCTCGGGCGCGGCCGGCCTCTCTGCCCGCATCTCCTGGGCCCCTTCGGCGACGCCCTGCGCCGCCTCGGCCTGCGGCGGCTAGTGTGTCCGCCCCACGACGAGCCAGCGTGA
- a CDS encoding dipeptidyl-peptidase 5, with the protein MGDVDKLVLIQNYGSWPSPITAALAAAHDGKPEYVGFVGDEAWWTEPRPGEGGRRALVRRRADGSEHTVLPAPWNVRSRVIEYGGQPWAGAGRPEGPRGPLVVFVDFADQRLYAYEPDAPGAVPRPLTPVSAVGDGLRWADPQIHLDRGEVWCVLEEFTGEGPTDVRRVAAAVPLDGSAAGDRTAVRELSDGRHRFVTGPRLSPDGRRAAWLAWDHPRMPWDGTELVVADVTEGGTFSGARTAFGGPEESVAQVEWAPDGALVYSSDRSGWWNLYRVGPDGEPRALCPREEEFGGPLWKIGHRWFAPLESGLIAVVHGVGATALGVLDPATGEVVDTAGPWTEWSPALAVHGTRVVGIAASPRTGHEVVELDTATGRARVVGSAHTDAVDPAYCPEPQIRTFAGPDGRDVHAHIYPPHSPTHAAPDDELPPYVVWAHGGPTGHSPLVLDLEIAYFTSRGIGVAEVNYGGSTGYGREYRNRLREQWGVVDVEDCAAVALALADEGTADRDRLAIRGGSAGGWTTAASLTGTDVYACGTILYPILDLTAWGSGETHDFESQYLESLVGPLAEVPARYVERSPAEHAERLTAPFLLLQGLDDVICPPAQCERFLARLEGRRVPHAYIAFEGESHGFRRADTMIRVLESELSLYAQVFGLHPTGIPTLELSK; encoded by the coding sequence ATGGGGGACGTGGACAAGTTGGTGCTGATCCAGAATTACGGATCGTGGCCGTCGCCGATCACGGCCGCGCTCGCCGCGGCGCACGACGGGAAGCCCGAGTACGTCGGCTTCGTCGGCGACGAGGCGTGGTGGACGGAGCCCCGCCCCGGCGAGGGCGGCCGGCGGGCCCTGGTCAGGCGGCGCGCCGACGGCTCGGAGCACACCGTGCTGCCCGCGCCGTGGAACGTGCGCAGCCGCGTCATCGAGTACGGCGGCCAGCCGTGGGCCGGCGCCGGGCGCCCCGAGGGCCCGCGCGGTCCGCTGGTGGTGTTCGTCGACTTCGCCGACCAGCGGCTCTACGCCTACGAGCCCGACGCCCCCGGCGCCGTACCCCGCCCGCTCACCCCCGTCTCCGCGGTGGGGGACGGGCTGCGCTGGGCCGATCCGCAGATCCACCTCGACCGGGGCGAGGTGTGGTGCGTCCTGGAGGAGTTCACCGGGGAGGGGCCGACCGACGTGCGCCGCGTCGCCGCCGCGGTGCCCCTCGACGGAAGCGCGGCCGGGGACCGCACCGCCGTGCGTGAACTCTCCGACGGGCGTCACCGGTTCGTCACCGGACCCCGCCTCTCGCCCGACGGCCGCCGCGCCGCCTGGCTCGCCTGGGACCATCCGCGCATGCCGTGGGACGGCACGGAGCTGGTCGTCGCGGACGTGACCGAGGGAGGCACGTTCAGCGGGGCGAGGACGGCGTTCGGCGGGCCCGAAGAGTCCGTCGCGCAGGTGGAGTGGGCTCCGGACGGCGCCCTCGTCTACTCCAGCGACCGCAGCGGCTGGTGGAACCTCTATCGCGTCGGCCCGGACGGCGAACCGCGGGCCCTGTGCCCGCGCGAGGAGGAATTCGGGGGGCCGCTCTGGAAGATCGGCCACCGCTGGTTCGCCCCGCTGGAGAGCGGCCTGATCGCCGTCGTCCACGGCGTCGGCGCCACCGCGCTCGGCGTGCTCGACCCGGCGACCGGCGAGGTCGTGGACACGGCCGGACCCTGGACCGAGTGGAGCCCGGCCCTCGCCGTGCACGGCACCCGCGTCGTCGGCATCGCCGCCAGCCCCCGCACCGGCCACGAGGTCGTGGAGCTCGACACGGCTACGGGCCGGGCGCGCGTCGTAGGCTCCGCGCACACCGACGCCGTCGACCCCGCGTACTGCCCGGAGCCGCAGATCCGCACCTTCGCGGGCCCCGACGGCAGGGACGTCCACGCCCACATCTATCCGCCGCACAGCCCCACCCACGCCGCGCCCGACGACGAACTCCCGCCCTATGTCGTGTGGGCACACGGCGGCCCCACCGGGCACTCGCCCCTCGTACTCGACCTGGAGATCGCCTACTTCACCTCGCGCGGCATCGGCGTCGCCGAGGTCAACTACGGCGGCTCCACCGGATACGGCCGTGAGTATCGCAACCGCCTGCGCGAACAGTGGGGCGTCGTCGACGTCGAGGACTGCGCCGCCGTGGCGCTCGCGCTCGCCGACGAGGGCACCGCCGACCGCGACCGGCTCGCGATCCGCGGCGGCAGCGCCGGGGGCTGGACCACGGCCGCGTCCCTGACCGGCACCGACGTCTACGCCTGCGGCACGATCCTCTACCCCATCCTCGACCTCACGGCCTGGGGCTCCGGCGAGACCCACGACTTCGAGTCCCAGTACCTGGAGTCGCTCGTCGGACCGCTCGCCGAAGTGCCCGCGCGGTACGTGGAGCGCTCGCCGGCCGAGCACGCGGAGCGGCTCACCGCGCCGTTCCTGCTGCTCCAGGGCCTCGACGACGTGATCTGCCCGCCCGCGCAGTGCGAGCGCTTCCTCGCCCGCCTGGAGGGGCGCCGCGTCCCGCACGCGTACATCGCCTTCGAGGGCGAGAGCCACGGGTTCCGGCGCGCGGACACCATGATCCGCGTCCTGGAGTCCGAACTCTCCCTGTACGCCCAGGTGTTCGGCCTCCATCCGACCGGGATCCCCACGCTGGAGCTGTCCAAGTGA
- a CDS encoding DUF1049 domain-containing protein has translation MRVVPVVVFVFESTWQVRIRLLIPEVSMPLHPALGAVAVIGATCGGYCISRRK, from the coding sequence GTGCGGGTCGTCCCCGTCGTCGTCTTCGTCTTCGAGAGCACCTGGCAGGTCAGGATCCGCCTGCTGATCCCCGAAGTGTCCATGCCGCTCCATCCGGCGCTCGGCGCCGTCGCCGTCATCGGGGCGACCTGCGGCGGCTACTGCATCAGCAGGCGCAAGTGA
- a CDS encoding M55 family metallopeptidase encodes MKILISADMEGATGVTWPGDVLPGTPQWERCRSMFTSDVNAAVLGFFDGGADEVLINEAHWSMRNLLLEQLDERAEMITGRHKTLSMVEGVQHGDVDGIAFIGYHTGAGTEGVLAHTYLANSITGVWINGVRASEGLLNAHVVAEYGVPVVLVTGDDLTCDDALGYAPEARKVAVKDYVSRYAAVCRTPKRTAADVRAAAKEAAALAVRHEPVEGGPFTIELEFDAEHLSMAATVVPGVRCTGERRISYTNDTMYDGIRTFKAVTTIVSAAVEEQYG; translated from the coding sequence ATGAAGATCCTCATCAGCGCCGACATGGAGGGCGCCACCGGCGTGACCTGGCCGGGGGACGTGCTGCCCGGCACCCCGCAGTGGGAGCGCTGCCGGTCCATGTTCACCTCGGACGTCAACGCCGCCGTGCTCGGCTTCTTCGACGGGGGCGCCGACGAGGTGCTCATCAACGAGGCCCACTGGTCGATGCGCAATCTGCTCCTGGAGCAGCTCGACGAGCGCGCGGAGATGATCACGGGCCGCCACAAGACGCTCTCCATGGTCGAGGGTGTCCAGCACGGCGACGTCGACGGCATCGCGTTCATCGGCTACCACACGGGCGCCGGCACGGAGGGCGTCCTCGCCCACACGTACCTCGCCAACTCCATCACCGGCGTCTGGATCAACGGCGTACGGGCGAGCGAGGGCCTGCTGAACGCGCACGTCGTCGCCGAGTACGGCGTGCCCGTCGTCCTCGTCACGGGCGACGACCTCACCTGCGACGACGCGCTCGGCTACGCGCCAGAGGCCCGCAAGGTCGCGGTCAAGGACTATGTGTCCCGGTATGCGGCTGTCTGTCGTACGCCGAAGCGGACCGCCGCCGACGTCAGGGCCGCGGCGAAGGAGGCGGCGGCGCTCGCCGTGCGCCACGAGCCCGTCGAGGGCGGCCCGTTCACCATCGAGCTCGAATTCGACGCCGAGCACCTGTCGATGGCCGCGACGGTGGTGCCCGGAGTCCGGTGCACCGGCGAGCGCAGGATCTCCTACACGAACGACACCATGTACGACGGCATCCGCACCTTCAAGGCGGTCACCACGATCGTCTCGGCCGCGGTGGAGGAACAGTATGGCTGA
- a CDS encoding S66 peptidase family protein, with product MTSPTPLTRPARLAPGARVAVVAPSGPVPEERLEAGLDILRGWDLEPVVEPQVRTVHGQFDYLAGGDAERAAGLQRAWCDPSVDAVLCARGGYGVQRMADLLDWDEMRAAGPKVFVGYSDITALHEAFAARLGLVTLHGPMVAAADFLKSARAQDHLKATLFAPETVQTITSVDGGRPLVGGTARGVTLGGCLCLLAADLGNPHARPSAAGGLLCLEDTGEETYRIDRYLTQLLRAGWLDGVSGILLGSWAECDAYDGLRALLADRLGGLGVPVVEEFGFGHCEGALTIPFGITGELDADAGTLSLDVPALA from the coding sequence GTGACGTCACCGACACCGCTGACCCGACCCGCACGCCTCGCCCCCGGAGCGCGCGTCGCCGTCGTCGCGCCCAGCGGACCCGTGCCCGAGGAACGGCTGGAGGCAGGTCTCGACATCCTGCGCGGCTGGGACCTCGAGCCCGTCGTCGAACCCCAAGTCCGCACGGTCCATGGTCAGTTCGACTACCTCGCGGGCGGTGACGCCGAGCGCGCCGCCGGTCTCCAGCGGGCCTGGTGCGACCCGTCCGTCGACGCCGTCCTGTGCGCGCGGGGCGGATACGGCGTGCAGCGCATGGCCGACCTGCTCGACTGGGACGAGATGCGGGCGGCCGGGCCCAAGGTGTTCGTCGGGTACAGCGACATCACGGCGCTGCACGAGGCGTTCGCCGCCCGGCTCGGTCTCGTGACCCTTCACGGACCGATGGTCGCGGCGGCGGACTTCCTCAAGAGCGCCCGCGCGCAGGACCACTTGAAGGCCACGCTCTTCGCACCGGAGACCGTGCAGACCATCACGTCGGTGGACGGCGGACGGCCGCTCGTGGGCGGTACCGCGCGCGGCGTCACGCTCGGCGGCTGCCTCTGTCTGCTCGCCGCCGACCTGGGCAACCCGCACGCCCGGCCCTCGGCCGCGGGCGGGCTGCTGTGCCTGGAGGACACGGGCGAGGAGACGTACCGCATCGACCGCTACCTCACCCAACTCCTGCGCGCCGGCTGGCTGGACGGGGTCTCGGGGATCCTGCTCGGATCCTGGGCGGAGTGCGACGCGTACGACGGGTTGCGCGCGCTGCTCGCCGACCGGCTCGGCGGTCTCGGCGTACCGGTCGTCGAGGAGTTCGGCTTCGGGCACTGCGAGGGGGCGCTGACGATCCCCTTCGGCATCACGGGTGAACTCGACGCGGATGCCGGGACGTTGAGCCTGGATGTGCCCGCGCTGGCCTGA
- a CDS encoding class I SAM-dependent methyltransferase, which produces MSVTSRYKDAWESFWREAPGEPGGVFWDAEPALTAKVHLALFEPHLTEGLPVVDLGCGNGTQTRFLADRCPRVVGADLSDAALGHARRADPAGRADFRQLDATEQTEAHQLHSELGDANVYMRGVLHQCETDDRQALVDGIAALVGERGRAFVVELAEAARPVLMSLAQSPTGPPAKLAPVFAHGIAPGEVSDAAVPDYVRTAGLDVLASGELPLTTTEYTPDGTRIELPSRWLVVGRTH; this is translated from the coding sequence ATGAGCGTGACGAGTCGGTACAAGGACGCCTGGGAGAGCTTCTGGCGTGAGGCTCCCGGCGAACCCGGCGGAGTCTTCTGGGACGCCGAGCCCGCCCTCACCGCGAAGGTTCATCTCGCCCTGTTCGAGCCGCACTTGACGGAGGGCCTTCCCGTCGTGGACCTCGGCTGCGGGAACGGCACCCAGACGCGCTTCCTCGCCGACCGCTGCCCCCGCGTCGTCGGCGCCGACCTCTCCGACGCCGCCCTCGGCCACGCCCGGCGCGCCGACCCCGCGGGCCGGGCCGACTTCCGGCAGCTCGACGCCACCGAGCAGACCGAGGCCCACCAGCTGCACTCCGAGCTCGGCGACGCGAACGTGTACATGCGGGGCGTGCTCCACCAGTGCGAGACCGACGACCGCCAGGCCCTCGTCGACGGCATCGCGGCGCTCGTCGGCGAGCGCGGCCGTGCCTTCGTCGTGGAGCTCGCCGAGGCCGCCCGGCCCGTCCTGATGTCTCTCGCGCAGAGCCCCACGGGCCCGCCCGCGAAGCTGGCACCGGTCTTCGCGCACGGCATCGCACCCGGCGAGGTGTCCGACGCGGCGGTCCCCGACTACGTACGCACCGCGGGCCTCGATGTGCTCGCGAGCGGCGAACTCCCGCTCACCACCACGGAGTACACACCGGACGGCACCCGCATCGAGCTCCCCTCACGCTGGCTCGTCGTGGGGCGGACACACTAG
- a CDS encoding M20/M25/M40 family metallo-hydrolase gives MADQAFQVDDQALDEVVTFTSELIRIDTTNRGGGDCQERPAAEYAAEKLAEAGLEPTLLERTKGRTNVVARIAGTDPSADAMLVHGHLDVVPAEAADWSVHPFSGEVRDGVVWGRGAVDMKNMDAMILAVVRQWARAGVRPRRDIVVAFTADEEASAEDGSGFLADQHAGLFEGCTEGISESGAFTFHDGYGKQIYPIAAGERGTGWLRLTAHGKAGHGSKVNHANAVTRLAAAVARIGAHEWPVRLTPTVAAALTELAALYGIDAGVDSPYFSADELLAKLGPAAALVAPTVRNSANPTMLSAGYKINVIPGEASAYIDGRYLPGGEDEFRETLDRLTGPDVDWVFEHREVALQAPVDAPTFAGMRAAVEEFAPEGHVVPYCMSGGTDAKQFSRLGITGYGFAPLKLPEGFDYQALFHGVDERVPVEALHFGVRVLDRFLRSA, from the coding sequence ATGGCTGACCAGGCATTTCAGGTGGACGATCAGGCGCTCGACGAGGTCGTGACCTTCACGTCCGAGCTGATCCGCATCGACACCACCAACCGCGGGGGCGGCGACTGCCAGGAGCGCCCGGCCGCCGAGTACGCGGCCGAGAAGCTCGCCGAAGCCGGTCTTGAGCCCACCCTCCTCGAACGCACGAAGGGGCGCACGAACGTCGTCGCGCGCATCGCCGGCACGGACCCGTCCGCCGACGCGATGCTCGTCCACGGCCACCTCGACGTCGTCCCCGCGGAGGCCGCCGACTGGAGCGTGCACCCGTTCTCCGGCGAGGTCCGCGACGGGGTCGTGTGGGGCCGGGGCGCGGTCGACATGAAGAACATGGACGCGATGATCCTCGCGGTCGTCCGGCAATGGGCCCGCGCCGGGGTGCGCCCGCGCCGGGACATCGTCGTCGCCTTCACCGCCGACGAGGAGGCGAGCGCCGAGGACGGCTCCGGCTTCCTCGCGGACCAGCACGCCGGCCTCTTCGAGGGCTGCACCGAGGGCATCAGCGAATCGGGCGCCTTCACCTTCCACGACGGCTACGGCAAGCAGATCTACCCGATCGCGGCGGGCGAGCGCGGCACCGGCTGGCTCCGGCTCACCGCGCACGGCAAGGCGGGCCACGGCTCGAAGGTGAACCACGCCAACGCCGTCACCAGGCTCGCCGCCGCCGTCGCGCGGATCGGCGCGCACGAGTGGCCGGTGCGGCTCACCCCGACCGTGGCCGCCGCGCTCACCGAACTCGCCGCCCTGTACGGCATCGACGCCGGCGTGGACTCCCCGTACTTCTCGGCCGACGAACTTCTCGCCAAGCTCGGCCCGGCCGCGGCGCTCGTCGCGCCGACCGTCCGCAACAGCGCCAACCCGACGATGCTGTCCGCCGGATACAAGATCAACGTGATCCCCGGCGAGGCGAGCGCGTACATCGACGGCCGGTACCTGCCCGGCGGCGAGGACGAGTTCCGCGAGACCCTCGACCGGCTCACCGGACCCGATGTGGACTGGGTGTTCGAGCACCGCGAGGTCGCGCTCCAGGCGCCGGTCGACGCGCCGACGTTCGCGGGGATGCGCGCGGCCGTCGAGGAGTTCGCGCCCGAGGGGCACGTGGTGCCGTACTGCATGTCGGGCGGCACCGACGCCAAGCAGTTCTCGCGGCTCGGCATCACGGGCTACGGCTTCGCGCCGCTGAAGCTCCCCGAGGGCTTCGACTACCAGGCGCTCTTCCACGGCGTGGACGAGCGGGTCCCGGTGGAGGCGCTGCACTTCGGCGTCCGCGTGCTCGACCGCTTCCTGCGGTCCGCGTAG